One window of Pseudacidobacterium ailaaui genomic DNA carries:
- a CDS encoding HAD-IA family hydrolase — protein MKLQVGGILFDMDGVLVSSLGSVERSWRKWAEKRGVDPSLAIRTAHGRRAIETVRLLRPDLNDIEELRLIEQIEVEDKEDIEVLKGVCRILDVLPPSSWTIVTSATDRLARVRLRQAGVPIPERIVTGDTVTHGKPSPEPYLRGAALLGKKPEECLVIEDSASGAKAGHAAGCKVLATLFSHTVEDLKDADWIVESLDPVQVRVQEQIIELEFDPLFQKQN, from the coding sequence GTGAAGCTGCAAGTTGGTGGAATTCTGTTTGATATGGACGGCGTCCTGGTCAGCTCCCTGGGTTCTGTCGAAAGGAGCTGGCGCAAGTGGGCAGAGAAGCGCGGTGTGGACCCGTCCTTGGCCATCAGGACGGCTCACGGACGCCGTGCGATTGAAACGGTGCGCCTGCTGCGTCCCGATCTCAATGACATCGAGGAGCTTCGACTGATTGAACAGATCGAAGTCGAGGACAAAGAAGACATCGAGGTCCTTAAAGGCGTCTGCCGCATCCTCGATGTCTTACCCCCATCGTCCTGGACCATCGTCACCTCGGCCACGGACAGGCTGGCCCGCGTGCGTCTTCGCCAGGCTGGCGTCCCCATTCCGGAGCGCATCGTCACCGGAGATACAGTGACTCATGGCAAGCCCAGCCCAGAACCTTATCTCAGAGGCGCTGCCCTGCTCGGGAAAAAACCGGAAGAGTGCCTCGTAATTGAAGACTCGGCCTCAGGAGCAAAAGCAGGTCACGCTGCCGGGTGCAAAGTGCTCGCCACCCTCTTTTCCCACACCGTTGAAGACCTGAAAGATGCAGACTGGATCGTCGAGTCCCTCGATCCTGTGCAGGTGCGCGTGCAGGAGCAAATCATAGAACTTGAATTTGATCCGCTCTTCCAGAAGCAGAACTGA